One segment of Cystobacter fuscus DSM 2262 DNA contains the following:
- a CDS encoding response regulator transcription factor: MAARRVLVVEDDPAIRRGIVDALRFEGYEVLEAGARVEGQRLAERTPCDLVLLDLVLPDGDGLELLRAVRKSRPTLPVIILTARGQEEDRVNGLKLGADDYVVKPFSVRELLARAGAVLRRSAERPTGTGRIDFPGGHFEVERRELSFDDGSRVDLSEREADALRYLGDNAGRAISREELLERVWHLPARGVQTRTVDMTMARLREKLRDDSEEPRVILTVRGKGYMFATRGAAS, translated from the coding sequence ATGGCCGCGCGCCGAGTGCTTGTCGTGGAGGATGACCCCGCCATCCGGCGGGGAATCGTGGATGCCCTGCGCTTCGAGGGCTATGAAGTGCTCGAGGCCGGGGCCCGCGTGGAGGGACAGCGGCTGGCCGAGCGCACCCCGTGCGACCTCGTGTTGCTGGACCTGGTCCTTCCCGACGGGGACGGGCTGGAGCTGCTCCGGGCGGTGCGCAAGAGCCGCCCCACCCTCCCCGTCATCATCCTCACCGCCCGGGGCCAGGAAGAGGACCGGGTCAACGGCCTGAAGCTCGGCGCCGACGACTACGTGGTGAAGCCCTTCTCGGTGCGGGAGCTGCTGGCCCGGGCGGGCGCGGTGCTCCGCCGCTCGGCCGAGCGGCCCACGGGGACGGGCCGCATCGACTTCCCGGGAGGGCACTTCGAGGTGGAGCGGCGCGAGCTGAGCTTCGACGACGGCTCGCGGGTGGACTTGTCCGAGCGTGAGGCGGACGCGCTGCGCTACCTGGGGGACAACGCCGGGCGCGCCATCTCCCGCGAGGAGTTGCTGGAGCGGGTGTGGCACCTGCCCGCCCGGGGCGTGCAGACGCGCACGGTGGACATGACCATGGCGCGCCTGAGGGAGAAGCTCCGGGACGACTCCGAGGAGCCCCGCGTCATCCTCACCGTCCGTGGCAAGGGCTACATGTTCGCCACGCGAGGCGCCGCCTCGTGA
- a CDS encoding nuclear transport factor 2 family protein translates to MSVRESIADLVARYAWAYDTRNWGALVECFTPDASLSLRVAGGDLAGPFRGHAEILRLMRDSAAAQDDRRRHVCTNLVVDPSGSGTATARSYLTLISVRGVSLEVLATGTYTDEVVQAGGTWRLRARHIELDRPADGRRPR, encoded by the coding sequence ATGTCCGTTCGCGAGTCCATCGCCGACCTGGTGGCGAGGTACGCGTGGGCCTATGACACCCGCAACTGGGGCGCGCTCGTCGAGTGCTTCACCCCGGACGCGTCGCTGTCCCTGCGAGTCGCCGGCGGCGACTTGGCCGGACCGTTCCGGGGACACGCGGAGATCCTGCGCCTGATGCGGGACTCCGCCGCGGCGCAGGACGACCGCAGGCGGCACGTGTGCACGAACCTGGTCGTCGACCCCTCCGGTTCCGGCACGGCCACCGCGCGGTCGTACCTGACACTGATCTCGGTGCGGGGCGTGAGCCTCGAGGTGCTGGCCACCGGGACCTACACCGACGAGGTGGTCCAGGCCGGGGGGACCTGGCGGTTGCGCGCCCGGCACATCGAACTCGACCGCCCCGCTGACGGCCGCCGCCCGCGATGA
- a CDS encoding AMP-binding protein — translation MNLGLIPAKWAALTPRRTALVDITHQRRIDWATLDSRVRKLANGLRALGLRSGDRVAVLSRNSIEYQELYFAVGRAGLVLQPLNWRLSTEALRTLVAEAEPAVLVASAEFRHVALELGRAANLVRLLHCGLNGDGSYEELIASAPDAEPPWSEQVQEDDPCFILYTGGTTGMAKGVVHSHRSVAAGMLNQTVAERIVPSDVYLLTGQMFHIPVVLSMNYLAHGCPVVLMNFDARQALEVIEQERVSAFLGITTMLNWMLAVPGFHNYDLSSLRNIQYGGGPMPSAIVRAVAESFPCGLIQGYGQTEGVTMSFLSQEDHRDALRGVHPHRLRSCGREGFGTRIRVVDADGHDVPRDRKTPGEIVVRGEANMLGYFRRPDLTAATFRDGWMRTGDVATWDDERYLYIVDRLKDMIISGGEKIYSVEVEEAIGRHPAVLECAVIGVPDEQWGESVKAFVVLKPDQTATAEDIIDVARRHLASYQKPRSVEFVARLPKAPTGKLLKRELRAPYWADRDIS, via the coding sequence ATGAACCTCGGACTGATCCCCGCAAAGTGGGCGGCCCTCACGCCCCGGCGAACCGCGCTGGTGGACATCACCCACCAGCGGCGCATCGACTGGGCCACCTTGGACTCCAGGGTGCGCAAGCTGGCCAACGGCCTGCGGGCCCTGGGCCTGCGCTCCGGTGACCGGGTGGCCGTGCTCAGCCGCAACAGCATCGAGTACCAGGAGCTCTACTTCGCGGTGGGCCGCGCGGGCCTGGTGCTGCAACCGCTGAACTGGCGGCTGTCCACCGAGGCGCTGCGCACACTCGTCGCCGAAGCCGAACCCGCCGTCCTGGTCGCCTCGGCCGAGTTCCGGCACGTGGCCTTGGAGCTGGGCCGGGCGGCCAATCTGGTGCGCCTGCTCCACTGTGGACTCAACGGGGATGGCAGCTACGAGGAACTCATCGCCTCGGCACCGGATGCCGAGCCGCCCTGGAGCGAACAGGTCCAGGAGGATGACCCCTGTTTCATCCTCTACACCGGCGGCACGACCGGAATGGCCAAGGGCGTGGTGCACTCCCATCGCAGTGTGGCCGCCGGGATGCTCAACCAGACAGTGGCGGAGCGGATCGTCCCCTCGGACGTCTACCTGCTCACCGGGCAGATGTTCCACATCCCCGTGGTGCTCTCGATGAACTACCTGGCCCACGGCTGCCCCGTGGTGCTGATGAACTTCGACGCCCGGCAGGCGCTGGAAGTCATCGAGCAGGAGCGGGTCTCGGCGTTCCTCGGCATCACCACGATGCTCAACTGGATGCTGGCGGTGCCGGGGTTCCACAACTACGACCTGTCGAGTCTGCGCAACATCCAGTACGGCGGTGGCCCGATGCCCAGCGCGATCGTGCGAGCGGTGGCGGAGTCCTTCCCGTGCGGGTTGATCCAGGGCTACGGGCAGACCGAGGGGGTGACCATGTCCTTCCTGTCCCAGGAGGATCACCGCGACGCGCTGCGAGGTGTCCACCCTCACCGGCTGCGTTCCTGTGGCCGCGAGGGCTTCGGCACCCGCATTCGGGTTGTCGACGCGGACGGCCACGACGTGCCGCGCGACCGCAAGACTCCGGGCGAGATCGTGGTCCGCGGCGAGGCCAACATGCTCGGCTACTTCCGGCGGCCGGACCTGACCGCGGCCACCTTCCGGGACGGGTGGATGCGGACCGGCGATGTGGCCACCTGGGACGACGAGCGCTACCTGTACATCGTCGACCGGCTCAAGGACATGATCATCTCGGGGGGGGAGAAGATCTACAGCGTCGAGGTGGAGGAGGCGATTGGCAGACACCCGGCGGTGTTGGAATGCGCCGTGATCGGGGTGCCCGACGAGCAGTGGGGAGAGTCGGTGAAGGCCTTCGTGGTGCTCAAACCGGACCAGACGGCGACCGCGGAGGACATCATCGACGTCGCCCGCAGGCACCTGGCCTCCTATCAAAAACCACGTTCGGTGGAGTTCGTCGCCCGGTTGCCCAAGGCGCCCACCGGCAAATTGCTCAAGCGGGAGCTGCGCGCACCCTACTGGGCGGACAGGGACATCTCATGA
- a CDS encoding sensor histidine kinase, producing MIRSWRIWIAVSACLCLALAGVVALSAFALRLDRADRQARESAAREENARLALWRLDSDLLPLVARESAVAPEAYRPVSAARGVLDSKLRPMPQGEALLASPLLSPLPEHVLLHFQVASDGTVSSPQVVGPGLRESVGATLPASELATLEARLGKLRGLLGGTDLRRALSDPPPRVRRPEPKVRYESTLAEVSQVAKNVSEFSARSRSASQALRGMSGSNSNAYEDNDQRAPVRSQQGDGDAMRALWVGDTLLLARRVWLDGREYIQGCWLDWPSLRTWLVGQLGDLLPSATLEPVAGRPTHAEDRMLAALPVRLVPGQVPGGYDTASISSLPVVLTVAWSGVLLAGAAVVALLVGVVALSERRGAFVSAVTHELRTPLTTFRMYTEMLAAGMVPDEARRQEYFDILHREAERLSHLVENVLAYARIERGRAPARLEPVDVRSMVGRMEERLAQRAAQADMELCVDVPAGVTVLTDPSAVEQVLFNLVDNASKYAAPAVDRRIHVEVERRRGRVGLVVRDHGPGVDTVTARRLFEPFSKSVQTAAKTAPGVGLGLALCRRLARSMKADLRHERVTEGGARFVLWLPH from the coding sequence GTGATTCGCTCCTGGCGCATCTGGATCGCCGTGAGCGCGTGCTTGTGCCTGGCGCTGGCGGGCGTGGTGGCGCTGTCGGCCTTCGCCCTCCGGCTGGACCGCGCGGACCGTCAGGCCCGGGAGAGCGCGGCGCGGGAGGAGAACGCGCGGCTGGCGCTGTGGCGGCTGGACTCGGACCTGCTGCCGCTGGTGGCCCGCGAGAGCGCGGTGGCCCCGGAGGCCTACCGCCCCGTATCCGCGGCGCGTGGGGTGCTCGACTCGAAGCTGCGTCCCATGCCTCAAGGCGAGGCGCTGCTGGCCTCACCGCTGCTGTCCCCACTCCCGGAGCATGTGCTGCTCCACTTCCAGGTGGCCTCGGATGGGACGGTGTCCTCGCCCCAGGTGGTGGGGCCCGGGCTGCGCGAGTCGGTGGGCGCCACGCTGCCCGCGTCCGAGCTGGCCACGCTGGAGGCCCGGCTGGGGAAGCTGCGCGGCCTCCTGGGCGGTACGGACCTCCGAAGGGCCCTGAGCGACCCGCCCCCACGGGTCCGGCGTCCCGAGCCCAAGGTGCGCTACGAGAGCACGCTCGCCGAGGTCTCCCAGGTGGCGAAGAACGTGAGCGAGTTCAGCGCCCGCTCCCGGAGCGCGAGTCAGGCCCTCCGGGGGATGAGCGGGTCCAACTCGAACGCCTACGAGGACAACGATCAGCGCGCCCCCGTGCGGAGCCAGCAGGGGGATGGTGACGCGATGCGGGCCCTCTGGGTGGGGGACACGCTGCTCCTGGCGCGGCGCGTCTGGCTGGACGGGCGGGAGTACATCCAGGGCTGCTGGTTGGACTGGCCCTCGCTGCGCACGTGGCTGGTGGGGCAACTGGGGGATCTGCTGCCCTCCGCGACGCTGGAGCCCGTCGCGGGCAGGCCGACGCACGCAGAGGACCGGATGCTGGCGGCACTGCCGGTGCGGTTGGTGCCGGGGCAGGTGCCGGGCGGGTATGACACGGCGTCCATCTCCTCGCTGCCGGTGGTGTTGACGGTGGCGTGGAGCGGCGTGCTGTTGGCGGGCGCGGCGGTGGTGGCGCTCCTGGTGGGCGTGGTGGCGCTGAGCGAGCGGCGGGGCGCGTTCGTCTCCGCGGTGACGCACGAGCTGCGCACGCCGCTGACGACGTTCCGGATGTACACGGAGATGCTGGCGGCGGGCATGGTCCCGGACGAGGCCCGGCGCCAGGAGTACTTCGACATCCTCCACCGCGAAGCGGAGCGGCTGAGTCACCTGGTGGAGAACGTGCTGGCCTATGCCCGCATCGAGCGCGGGCGGGCGCCGGCCCGGCTGGAGCCGGTGGACGTGCGCTCCATGGTGGGGCGGATGGAGGAGCGGCTGGCGCAGCGGGCGGCACAGGCGGACATGGAGCTGTGCGTGGACGTGCCGGCGGGCGTCACGGTGCTGACGGACCCTTCCGCCGTGGAGCAGGTGCTCTTCAACCTGGTGGACAACGCATCCAAGTACGCGGCCCCGGCGGTGGACCGGCGCATCCACGTGGAGGTGGAGCGGCGCCGGGGCCGGGTAGGCCTGGTGGTGAGGGATCACGGGCCCGGCGTGGACACGGTGACGGCGCGGCGCCTCTTCGAGCCCTTCTCCAAGTCCGTGCAGACGGCGGCGAAGACGGCGCCGGGCGTGGGGCTGGGACTCGCCCTCTGCCGGAGGCTGGCGCGGAGCATGAAGGCGGACCTCCGTCACGAGCGCGTGACGGAGGGGGGAGCGCGGTTCGTGCTGTGGCTCCCTCACTGA
- a CDS encoding ketoacyl-ACP synthase III family protein, with protein sequence MKTPGVFIGATGAYLPDRVPVERAVAQGLLGEAEARRYGIQSVTMAGDLPAPEMALRASRQAMQRAGQDPAALSLLLYVSTWYQGPHGWCPQYYVQKHTGSGQATAAEVRQACMGMFCACELAAAHLMASPEHTASLITSADNYNTPKIDRWRSTPHAPLGDGACALLLTRKSGFARLEAINSVTLPQYEDRHRGSIPLFPPEATLDTGLDLGKVKEQWLSTTRVDPREMATLVTRTMLEVVDKTLREANLDMSEITRIAFVNWSEERVRERAAVPLGLPMSRLTWEYGRTIGHIGASDQVLSLDHLLVSGELNAGDNLLLLGTGVGANIACMAVRILHRPHWA encoded by the coding sequence ATGAAGACACCAGGCGTATTCATCGGCGCGACCGGGGCCTATCTCCCCGACCGGGTGCCCGTCGAGCGGGCCGTGGCCCAGGGACTTCTGGGCGAGGCCGAAGCCAGACGGTACGGCATCCAGAGCGTCACGATGGCGGGTGACCTCCCCGCGCCGGAGATGGCGCTCCGGGCGAGCCGACAGGCGATGCAGCGCGCCGGCCAGGATCCGGCGGCGCTGAGCCTCCTCCTTTACGTCAGCACCTGGTACCAGGGACCCCACGGCTGGTGTCCCCAGTACTACGTCCAGAAGCACACCGGCTCCGGACAGGCGACCGCGGCGGAAGTCCGGCAGGCCTGCATGGGCATGTTCTGCGCCTGCGAACTGGCCGCGGCCCACCTGATGGCGTCGCCGGAGCACACCGCTTCCCTGATCACCTCGGCGGACAACTACAACACCCCGAAGATCGACCGCTGGCGGTCCACCCCGCACGCCCCGCTCGGCGATGGTGCGTGCGCGCTGCTGCTCACCCGGAAGAGCGGTTTCGCGCGCCTGGAAGCGATCAACTCGGTGACACTGCCCCAGTACGAGGACAGGCATCGGGGCTCGATCCCCCTGTTCCCGCCGGAGGCAACCCTGGACACCGGTCTCGACCTCGGGAAGGTCAAGGAGCAGTGGCTCTCGACCACGCGCGTGGACCCGCGGGAAATGGCGACGCTGGTTACCAGAACCATGCTGGAGGTCGTCGACAAGACCCTCCGGGAGGCGAACCTGGACATGTCCGAGATCACCCGGATCGCCTTCGTCAACTGGTCCGAGGAGCGCGTGCGGGAACGCGCCGCGGTCCCGCTGGGACTGCCCATGTCCAGGTTGACCTGGGAGTACGGCCGCACCATCGGACACATTGGTGCCAGCGACCAGGTGCTCTCGCTGGATCACCTCCTCGTCTCCGGCGAGCTGAACGCGGGGGACAACCTCCTGCTGCTCGGTACCGGGGTGGGGGCGAACATCGCCTGCATGGCCGTGCGGATCCTGCACCGGCCACATTGGGCGTAG